Proteins co-encoded in one Papaver somniferum cultivar HN1 chromosome 5, ASM357369v1, whole genome shotgun sequence genomic window:
- the LOC113283959 gene encoding protein FAR1-RELATED SEQUENCE 5-like, with translation MDSSETIPDLDSNDDKGDSAEAELRFCDLDELVEPKVGMIFDTAKEALDYYNEYARKIGFRVRILRTNAKKGQRDKIHRQVLVCSCEGSYKMVRKPRKRRETKRFECMAVFEIKLMSGGDKYALIRFKSEHTHELGPTKISRHLKTPAHVPHVDSSLPRGVTAADIPEEVGLSDLNARSGFLKRGDAHFLLEYFRQKKQENKHFFYSFRTNGDGSICGVFYCDAKSRRDYGIYGDAVCFDTTFKTNDMVCVPVIGINNHGQPALFGCGLLDGETADSAVWLFTTFLEAMGGKKPISVFTSESAFILNAVSAVFPEAHHGLCLWHLFQSASKHLTEVFKAFKSFSVQFKACIYDPETIEEFEESWSKLLDEYGLRGTGENISKFLKAYFSTGSIPLWEFVDQYSKAMVDQYEKEKEAEKRTHQTEPNLISAWPIEHEASKLYTREMFYGFQEELQQIIDLLLELVSDDGIIRTYRATEMEGQKKIRTLIYNHTEQSVYCSCKKFEFNGILCSHALKLFRNLQYKTLPPKYYLKRWTRKATEDDVFDPSGELIPNNSDPSSTALYDALLQISQRIATKCSKSEEVFSLTKLLLQEVEAKMEGRNTMEERRPAVQKATIKTTSAVQTTTIETTPAVQKTTIKTTPAVQKTTIETTPAVQKTTIETTPAVQKTTIETTPAVQKTTIETNYN, from the exons ATGGATAGTTCTGAAACTATCCCGGATTTGGATTCTAATGATGATAAGGGGGATTCTGCAGAAGCTGAACTGCGCTTTTGTGATTTAGATGAGTTAGTAGAGCCAAAGGTTGGCATGATTTTTGACACAGCAAAAGAAGCATTGGATTATTATAACGAATATGCAAGAAAGATTGGTTTTAGGGTGAGAATACTAAGGACAAATGCGAAGAAAGGTCAGCGTGATAAAATTCATCGCCAAGTGCTAGTTTGTTCGTGTGAAGGAAGCTATAAAATGGTGAGGAAGcctagaaaaagaagagaaactaAGCGATTTGAATGCATGGCAGTCTTTGAGATCAAATTAATGAGTGGTGGTGACAAGTATGCTTTGATTAGGTTCAAATCTGAGCATACACATGAACTTGGACCGACTAAAATTTCCAGGCACCTAAAGACCCCTGCCCATGTACCACATGTTGACAGTAGCCTTCCTCGAGGAGTAACAGCAGCGGATATTCCTGAAGAAGTTGGCTTATCTGATCTCAACGCAAGGTCTGGGTTTCTAAAGAGGGGTGATGCTCATTTTCTCCTCGAGTATTTCAGGCAAAAGAAGcaagaaaataaacattttttctaCTCTTTTCGCACTAATGGAGATGGCAGCATATGTGGTGTATTTTATTGTGATGCAAAGTCAAGAAGAGATTACGGGATATATGGTGATGCAGTCTGTTTCGACACAACATTCAAAACAAACGATATGGTTTGTGTGCCAGTTATTGGTATAAACAATCATGGGCAACCTGCACTTTTTGGATGTGGTTTATTAGATGGTGAAACAGCGGATTCTGCAGTGTGGTTGTTTACTACTTTCTTGGAGGCTATGGGAGGAAAGAAGCCCATAAGTGTGTTTACGAGTGAATCAGCATTCATTTTAAATGCTGTTAGTGCTGTATTTccagaagctcatcatggattgtGTTTATGGCATTTATTTCAAAGTGCTTCAAAGCACTTGACTGAAGTATTTAAAGCGTTTAAATCATTCTCCGTTCAATTTAAAGCTTGCATATATGATCCAGAAACGATTGAGGAATTTGAAGAAAGTTGGAGCAAGTTGCTTGATGAGTATGGGCTTAGAG GAACAGGCGAGAACATCAGCAAGTTTTTGAAAGCCTATTTTAGCACGGGTAGCATTCCTCTTTGGGAGTTCGTGGACCAATACTCTAAAGCCATGGTTGATCAGTATGAGAAGGAAAAGGAAGCAGAAAAAAGGACACACCAAACAGAACCAAATTTGATCTCTGCGTGGCCTATAGAACACGAGGCATCAAAATTATACACTAGAGAAATGTTCTATGGTTTCCAAGAAGAGCTTCAACAAATTATAGATCTGCTGTTAGAGTTGGTGTCAGACGACGGAATTATTCGTACCTATAGAGCTACTGAGATGGAAGGTCAGAAAAAGATTCGCACACTTATATATAACCACACTGAACAATCAGTCTATTGCTCTTGTAAGAAATTTGAATTTAATGGAATCCTTTGCTCTCATGCATTAAAGTTGTTTCGTAACTTGCAGTATAAAACTCTGCCTCCTAAATATTATTTGAAGAGATGGACTCGTAAAGCTACAGAAGACGATGTTTTTGACCCTTCTGGGGAGTTGATCCCGAATAATAGTGATCCGTCATCAACTGCTCTTTACGATGCGCTGTTGCAAATTTCACAAAGAATTGCAACGAAGTGTTCGAAGTCAGAAGAAGTGTTTTCTCTCACTAAATTATTACTGCAGGAAGTTGAAGCGAAGATGGAGGGCCGTAATACTATGGAAGAACGAAGGCCCGCAGTTCAGAAAGCTACAATTAAGACTACTTCAGCAGTTCAGACAACTACAATTGAGACTACTCCAGCAGTTCAAAAAACTACAATTAAGACTACTCCAGCAGTTCAGAAAACTACAATTGAGACTACTCCGGCAGTTCAGAAAACTACAATTGAGACTACTCCAGCAGTTCAGAAAACTACAATTGAGACTACTCCAGCAGTTCAGAAAACTACAATTGAGACAAACTACAATTAA